TTTGTGGATGCAGCTCATCAAGCAGGAATAGGAGTCATCATGGATTGGGTACCTGGTCATTTTGTGATTAATGATGATGCCATGGCTAACTTTGATGGTGGGCCGACTTTTGAATATAGTGATCCCAGGCGAGCTAAGAACATTCGTTGGGGAACCCTGAATTTTGACTTAGGAAAAAATCAAGTCCAAAGTTTTCTCATATCCAATGCTATCTATTGGCTAGAAGAGTTTCATTTTGATGGCTTACGGGTGGACGCGGTTTCTAACATGCTTTATCTTGACTACGATGAAGGGGACTGGACACCTAATATTTATGGTAATAATGTCAATTTAGAAGGGGTCGATTTTATACGCCGCTTGAATAAAGAAATTTTCCTGCGTGACCCCTCATATTTGATGATTGCTGAGGAAAGTACTGCTTGGCCAGGAGTCACTCAGTCGATTGACCAAGGTGGTCTCGGATTTAATTTTAAATGGAACATGGGTTGGATGAATGATACGCTCAAATTCTTCAAGCTTGATCCACTCTCGCGCTCCTATAATTACCGGTTAATTACCTTCACCTTCATGTATATGTTTGATGAAAACTTTATTCTGCCTTTTTCCCATGATGAGGTCGTTCATGGAAAAGAATCCTTACTAGGGAAGATGCCAGGGGATAACCGCTATCGTCAGTTTGCTAATTTACGGTTAATGGAAGGCTATCGGATGGTATATCCCGGCAAAAAGTTAGCCTTTATGGGCAATGAAATTGGTCAATTTTTAGAATGGCGTTTTTATGAAGGCTTAGAATGGGAGACCTTGTCCAGGGAATATAATTTGGAGTTTCAAGATTACATTTCCACATTAAATCAGTTATACTTAAGTGAGAAAGCGCTTCATCACTATGATTTATCAGCTAAAGGCATCATTTTTCTTGAGGCAGATAATCCTGATGAAACTATTGTGGCTTTCATCCGCAAAGGGGAAGAATTAAGCGATTGTGTCATCTGTATATTTAATTTTACCCCAGTTGAACGCCACAATTATCGACTGGGTGTGCCTTTGCCAGGCAGTTACCGAATATTATTAAATAGTGAAATGAAGGAATTTGGCGGTAACTGGATTTACCAGAAAGAGATCTTCCAGACCGAAGACAAAGCACACCAAAAACAAGACTATTCAATTGAACTTGTTTTGCCGAGTCTATCGCTTTTACTACTAGTACCAGACACCATTGATGAAGAAGCTTTGGCCAAATCGCAAGCGAAAGCAGCCAAAGACAATAGTCAGCAAACAAGAAATCAATTAAGTGAATTCAATTCCTAGGCCGTATAGTGCTGTAGAAAGCTAGGAAATAATTTTTATTTCAGAGAGGAGGGACGAGAGTAATCTCGTAATCTATGAAAAGTGAAATGTTAGCTATGATTCTAGCTGGTGGTAAAGGGACTCGTTTAGGTAAACTCACTCAAGATATCGCTAAACCTGCTGTCCCTTTTGGGGGAAAATACCGTATCATTGATTTTCCCTTAAGTAATTGTGCGAATTCAGGTATTACGACAGTAGGAGTGATGACTCAGTATGAACCACTAGTTTTAAATGACCATATTGGGAATGGAGCGCCTTGGGGGCTGGATGTTAGTGATGGCGGGGCAGCCGTTTTACAACCTTACTCAAGTAGTGAAGGAGAAAAATGGTTTAAAGGAACAGCCAATGCGATTTATCAAAATGTTGCCTTCGTCGATTCACATCAACCTAAATATGTCCTTATCCTGTCTGGTGACCATATTTATAAAATGAATTATGAAGCCATGCTTCAAGAGCACATAAAGAACGAAGCTGATTGTACGGTAGGAGTCATCCCCGTTCCAATGGAAGAAGCTTCCCGTTTTGGCATTATGAATACGGATGAGGCCGGCCGTATTGTTGAATTTGAAGAGAAACCGGCTGAGCCTAAGAGTAATTTAGCTTCCATGGGGATTTATATTTTTAATTGGGACTTATTACGCCAATATTTGGTAAATGACCCTGAGGAAATGGAAGACTTTGGCCATGATGTTATTCCTGCTTATCTTGAAAACCAAGAAAGACTTTACGCCTATTCCTTCCATGGTTACTGGAAGGATGTTGGAACCATCGATAGTCTTTGGGAAGCTAATATGGAATTCTTAGAGCCTAACCATCCGCTGAATATTCGTGAAGATACCTGGCCCATCTTTTCGAAAGTTGCGGTTGCCCCTCCACAATTCATGTCAGAAGAAAGCCATGTCGAAGATTCAATGATTTGTGATGGAACGATTAATCGTGGAAGCATTATAAATTCAGTTATCTCGCAAAATGTCACAATTGGCAAGGGAAGTCTGATTGAAAATAGTGTGATTATGTCAGGAGCAAAAATTGGCCAGAATGCAGAAATTAAGTATGCGATTCTGGGTGAAAATGCTGAAGTGATGGATAATACACGCTTTGTTGGTGAAATACATGATATTCAGGTGGCTGGATATGAAGAAATAATAGGGGGTAGTGAGCATGGTTCAAAATAAAGTTTGCGCAATATTAAACTTAACTGAAAATGATAACGATCTTTACCCATTGACTAAGCAACGCCCTATTGCCATGTTACCTTTTGCTTGCCGTTACCGCTTATTAGACTTTGCTCTATCTAGTATCACTTACGCTAATATGCGTTCGGCAGCCCTCTTTATCGGCCGGTCAGGTCGCTCTGTCTATGACCATATCCGTAGCGGCAAACCTTGGGACTTGGATACTTATCGGGGTGGCATATTTACTTTCTCACAAATGGAGCATAAACAAGCGCTTTATGAAGCAGCTAGTCGCCGTGGCGATTTTTATGATGACCATGAGACATTTATTAATCGCTCGCATGCGGATTATGTTTATGTTGCCGGATCGCGTGTCTTAGCTAATGTGGTTATTAATGATTTAATTGAAGCCCTAGAAGATTCTGACGCTGATATTGCCCGCCTATATACCCGTGTTCCTCGCCAAATGATAGAATATCATCCCAATGAGCGGTTGGTTAGCTTGGATGAAGCAGGCTATATTAATGAATTACAAGTTGAGGGGGTTACCCCAATTGAAAGTGATACCGTCCTATATGATATGAACATGTCCATCGTACCAACTAAAATCATGTTAGAAATTATCGAAAAGGCAGAAAGCCAAGACATCAATCAAAACCTTGATGATATTTTGATCCAATTCCTTCCAGATTATAAGACGGTGGGCGTTGAACATCATGGCTATATTGCTAATATCGATTCGATCAATGCTTACTACCAAGCAAGTATGGATATGTTAGAGGCAGAAGCTTATACCGAACTCTTTCAAAATAAACAGAGTATCTATACCAAGGGACACAATGGGGTTCCAACATTTTACGCTAAAGGAGCTGACGTTAAGCATTCCCAATTAGCTACGGGCTGTGAAATTTTTGGGACGGTATTCCATTCCCAACTATTTCGTAAGGTCGTGGTGGAGGCTGAAGCTGAAGTTAGTCACTCTATTATCCTGCAAGGCTGTAAAATTGGTAAAGGAGCTAAGGTTTCCTATGCCATTTTAGATAAGAATGTGACCGTTGAACCAGGAGCAGTTATTGAAGGAAAACCTGACGATTTAATTGTTATTGGTAAGCATGAAGTTATCAAGAGATCTGACTTCTAAGCTTTTTTGTCAGGTGATTGGAAGACTTAGAAAAGAGGACATGATGAAGGTTTTATTTGTTTCTGCAGAAGCAGCTCCTTTTTTTAAATCAGGGGGGCTGGGCGATGTTTCCTATGCCCTACCTAAGGAATTACAGCGCCAGGGGGTAGATATTCGTGTCGTCCTCCCTTACTACACGCTCATGCCAAAAAAATATAAAGAAGATGTCACCGATTTAATGCACTTTACTGTCGACATGGGTAAGAAGAGAGCCTATGTTGGTATTAAATATTTACAATTAGAAGGGCTAAGCTATTATTTTGTCGATAATTTAGATTATTTTGATCGCGATTCCCTCTATGGTTATGGTGATGATGAAGAACGTTTTGCCTTTTTCTCCCTAGCAGTTATTGAAATGATGGAGAAAATTGATTTCATTCCTAACGTCATTCATGTCAATGACTGGCAAAGCGCCATGATTCCAGCCCTCTTAGTTGATCGCTATCATTGGGTAGAAGCCTATAAGAATATTCGCAAGGTATTAACCATTCATAACTTGCGCTTTCAAGGTTGGACGGACCGAGAAAATTTAAAAAATTATTTCAATACTACTGATAGCCTCTTCCATGATAAGGGTGTGCGACAAAATAACCGGGTCAATTATCTAAAGGGAGGGATCAACTTTAGTGATATTATCACTACTGTGAGCCCTAGCTATGCTCGGGAGATCCAAACGCCTGAATTTGGGGAAGCTTTAGATGGAACGCTTCGAGCTAATGCTTTTAAAATTCGCGGGATAATCAATGGCATTGATTATGATTTGAATAATCCGCAAACAGACCCTGCCTTAGCCAAAAACTATAGCATGGATACAGTGCGTGATGGGAAGGCAGCCAATAAGGCCTTCTTACAGGAACGGGTGGGCTTAGCAGTTGATCCTGACCGGCCCCTTCTTGCCGTGGTGAGCCGTTTAACTGATCAAAAGGGCATGCAATTACTAGAAGCTAAGGCTGAAGAACTGTTGCATACCACTTCAGCCCAATTCCTCATTTTAGGGACAGGTGACCAGCGCTTCGAGCATTCTTTCCGTTACTTTGAAGACCAATATAAGGGCCGCTTTTGTGCCTATATTGCTTTTGATACTCAATTAGCTCAGCAAATTTACGCCGGGAGCGACCTCTTCCTGATGCCGAGTGCCTTTGAACCTTGTGGGCTTTCGCAAATGATTTCAATGCGTTATGGCACTTTACCCCTGGTTCATGAAACAGGGGGCTTGAAGGATACGGTTATTCCTTATAATCAGTTTACCGGAGAAGGCAATGGCTTTAGTTTTAAACGTTTTGATGCGGGGGATTTTTCCAACATGGTCCACTATGCACTCGGCGTTTATTACAACCAAGCAGAAGCCTGGCATTATCTGATTCAACAGGCCATGACTCGTGATTTCCGCTGGGAAAAACCAGCTAAGGATTATTTAACGATTTATCAGCAACTCCTTAATGAATAATGAGAAAAGCATACAAAACAAAAAGGCCAAATTCAAGATGATCACTCGAATTGGCCTTTTTATTATCTATGATTAAGGAGTTCTTGCCAGCTATCAAAATCACTATGTTGACGGACGAATTGGTTCATCAAATAGGAATCTCCCTCGTTTAATTGATCAGCGGCTTGTAGAGGAAGTGGTGCCTGCAATGAAAACTCTTCAAAGCTATCAAAAGAGGTATACTTTCTAATAAAATCTTGGCTCAAATAAATACTTGCTTTCTCCTCAGCTTGGTCTTCGGTTTGATCTTCCTGACGCGGGTTAGCTGGTTGGATTAAACGGTCAAATAAGTCGTCGATACTTTCCATTTCTTCTTTTTTAAAGCGAAATCCCATTGTATTCCTTACCTCCTTAAGAATAAAGTAATTTTTAGATCATTATCATTATACGCAAAGTTTGCTAAGATAAATAGAGAAATTATGATGAAAGGTTGATAAAGC
This genomic stretch from Aerococcus mictus harbors:
- the glgD gene encoding glucose-1-phosphate adenylyltransferase subunit GlgD, which produces MVQNKVCAILNLTENDNDLYPLTKQRPIAMLPFACRYRLLDFALSSITYANMRSAALFIGRSGRSVYDHIRSGKPWDLDTYRGGIFTFSQMEHKQALYEAASRRGDFYDDHETFINRSHADYVYVAGSRVLANVVINDLIEALEDSDADIARLYTRVPRQMIEYHPNERLVSLDEAGYINELQVEGVTPIESDTVLYDMNMSIVPTKIMLEIIEKAESQDINQNLDDILIQFLPDYKTVGVEHHGYIANIDSINAYYQASMDMLEAEAYTELFQNKQSIYTKGHNGVPTFYAKGADVKHSQLATGCEIFGTVFHSQLFRKVVVEAEAEVSHSIILQGCKIGKGAKVSYAILDKNVTVEPGAVIEGKPDDLIVIGKHEVIKRSDF
- a CDS encoding glucose-1-phosphate adenylyltransferase → MKSEMLAMILAGGKGTRLGKLTQDIAKPAVPFGGKYRIIDFPLSNCANSGITTVGVMTQYEPLVLNDHIGNGAPWGLDVSDGGAAVLQPYSSSEGEKWFKGTANAIYQNVAFVDSHQPKYVLILSGDHIYKMNYEAMLQEHIKNEADCTVGVIPVPMEEASRFGIMNTDEAGRIVEFEEKPAEPKSNLASMGIYIFNWDLLRQYLVNDPEEMEDFGHDVIPAYLENQERLYAYSFHGYWKDVGTIDSLWEANMEFLEPNHPLNIREDTWPIFSKVAVAPPQFMSEESHVEDSMICDGTINRGSIINSVISQNVTIGKGSLIENSVIMSGAKIGQNAEIKYAILGENAEVMDNTRFVGEIHDIQVAGYEEIIGGSEHGSK
- the glgB gene encoding 1,4-alpha-glucan branching protein GlgB, which encodes MSNQELSLKNIEDNMYFFNKGKHYHAYRFLGAHKMASSPQDGYRFTTWAPQAKSVAIEGDFNQWQPQALERVGETGAWTTVIKEAAEWDLYKFVIEGRNGLVKEKQDPFAFASEVPPKTASVIQDPTNYSWNDEKWLQTRRQKNLYQSPINIYEVHQSSWQRHADGRAYSFDDLRKELIPYVKKMGYTHIEFMPLTEHPLEASWGYQVSGYYSIAGRYGHDFDPLKRFVDAAHQAGIGVIMDWVPGHFVINDDAMANFDGGPTFEYSDPRRAKNIRWGTLNFDLGKNQVQSFLISNAIYWLEEFHFDGLRVDAVSNMLYLDYDEGDWTPNIYGNNVNLEGVDFIRRLNKEIFLRDPSYLMIAEESTAWPGVTQSIDQGGLGFNFKWNMGWMNDTLKFFKLDPLSRSYNYRLITFTFMYMFDENFILPFSHDEVVHGKESLLGKMPGDNRYRQFANLRLMEGYRMVYPGKKLAFMGNEIGQFLEWRFYEGLEWETLSREYNLEFQDYISTLNQLYLSEKALHHYDLSAKGIIFLEADNPDETIVAFIRKGEELSDCVICIFNFTPVERHNYRLGVPLPGSYRILLNSEMKEFGGNWIYQKEIFQTEDKAHQKQDYSIELVLPSLSLLLLVPDTIDEEALAKSQAKAAKDNSQQTRNQLSEFNS
- the glgA gene encoding glycogen synthase GlgA — protein: MKVLFVSAEAAPFFKSGGLGDVSYALPKELQRQGVDIRVVLPYYTLMPKKYKEDVTDLMHFTVDMGKKRAYVGIKYLQLEGLSYYFVDNLDYFDRDSLYGYGDDEERFAFFSLAVIEMMEKIDFIPNVIHVNDWQSAMIPALLVDRYHWVEAYKNIRKVLTIHNLRFQGWTDRENLKNYFNTTDSLFHDKGVRQNNRVNYLKGGINFSDIITTVSPSYAREIQTPEFGEALDGTLRANAFKIRGIINGIDYDLNNPQTDPALAKNYSMDTVRDGKAANKAFLQERVGLAVDPDRPLLAVVSRLTDQKGMQLLEAKAEELLHTTSAQFLILGTGDQRFEHSFRYFEDQYKGRFCAYIAFDTQLAQQIYAGSDLFLMPSAFEPCGLSQMISMRYGTLPLVHETGGLKDTVIPYNQFTGEGNGFSFKRFDAGDFSNMVHYALGVYYNQAEAWHYLIQQAMTRDFRWEKPAKDYLTIYQQLLNE